A window of Apium graveolens cultivar Ventura chromosome 8, ASM990537v1, whole genome shotgun sequence contains these coding sequences:
- the LOC141679130 gene encoding putative transcription factor bHLH041 has translation MGCKFGEIELGFSIDSQVNVEAQMKNMFPQDFSLQVVPRDLTLPTDQTITLSFSPSAMVSLPIHSSSTAPSPFINVASTSHNPNPTLDQPPLAPELLSTNYAFQETIETLNQLRNVNFPTIESEDAAITQAILAVLSSSTSPSPTSSASSPQPRQRSTSAFKRYRRPTSQITRRTHRPNMLKLAVEFIKSTSRLMRGQERIQIGSRSGSGQLQHMIKERKRRQRLNQNFEALRSLLPSGSKKDKASVLNSTLEYMKLLIAEVEELNRRNQILLSQQNDRIKEIIGENSLSSSNADDHQRLDIRITNVAETTSEARVLDLRVRVRGECSLSDITIRVLEFLRQVADVDLITVEASSQMVGTNTVSDFVWRLKIQGDENWEESTFLEAVRRVIADVAQ, from the exons ATGGGGTGCAAATTTGGAGAAATTGAACTAGGCTTCTCTATAGATTCCCAA GTTAATGTTGAAGCCCAAATGAAGAACATGTTTCCGCAAGATTTTTCTCTACAAGTTGTTCCAAGAGATCTTACTCTACCAACTGATCAGACCATTACTCTTTCATTTTCGCCCTCAGCAATGGTATCGCTACCCATTCACAGCTCAAGCACAGCACCTTCACCTTTCATCAATGTTGCAAGCACTTCCCACAATCCAAACCCTACTCTTGATCAACCACCATTGGCACCGGAACTTTTAAGTACTAATTATGCTTTCCAAGAAACCATTGAAACATTAAATCAACTCCGAAACGTTAACTTCCCAACTATAGAAAGCGAAGATGCTGCAATCACACAAGCTATTCTCGCGGTCCTTTCTTCTTCTACTTCCCCTTCACCAACTTCCTCCGCTTCCTCACCTCAACCCCGACAAAGAAGTACTAGTGCATTCAAGAGATATAGAAGACCTACTAGCCAGATCACAAGGAGAACTCATAGACCAAACATGTTGAAACTAGCTGTCGAATTCATTAAGAGCACTTCAAGGTTAATGCGGGGTCAAGAACGAATCCAAATTGGAAGCCGGTCTGGAAGCGGTCAGTTGCAACATATGATAAAAGAGCGAAAACGAAGACAAAGGCTTAATCAAAACTTTGAAGCATTAAGATCTCTACTTCCTTCCGGATCTAAG AAGGACAAAGCATCAGTTCTAAATAGCACACTGGAGTACATGAAGCTACTAATTGCTGAAGTTGAGGAGCTAAATAGAAGAAACCAGATATTACTTTCCCAACAAAATGATCGAATTAAAGAAATCATCGGTGAGAACTCATTGTCATCAAGCAATGCTGATGATCATCAAAGGCTCGATATTCGGATTACAAACGTTGCGGAAACAACATCAGAGGCTCGGGTCTTGGACTTGCGAGTGCGTGTTAGAGGAGAATGCAGTTTATCTGATATTACTATTAGGGTTTTGGAGTTCTTAAGGCAGGTTGCGGATGTCGACTTAATAACTGTTGAAGCCAGTTCTCAAATGGTGGGAACTAATACCGTGAGTGACTTTGTCTGGAGATTGAAAATCCAG GGAGATGAAAATTGGGAAGAGTCGACCTTCCTCGAAGCAGTGAGAAGGGTGATCGCTGACGTGGCACAATGA
- the LOC141678597 gene encoding small ribosomal subunit protein bS16m/bS16c — MVVRIRLSRFGCKNKPFYRVMAADSRSPRDGKHLEVLGYYNPLPGQDGGKRMGLNFDRVKYWLSVGAQPSDPVQRLLFRAGVLPPPPMLAMGRKGGPRDTRPIDPMTGRYLTEGNPTNTDQSKDGDGDVGEDAATTS; from the exons ATGGTGGTAAGAATTAGATTGTCAAGATTTGGGTGCAAAAACAAACCATTTTACAGAGTGATGGCAGCTGATAGCAGATCTCCTCGTGATGGCAAGCATCTTGAAGTTCTTGGTTACTACAATCCTTTACCAG GTCAAGATGGTGGTAAACGAATGGGTCTTAACTTTGACAGAGTGAA GTATTGGCTCTCGGTTGGAGCTCAGCCTTCAGATCCTGTACAGCGCCTTCTTTTTAGGGCTGGTGTGTTACCTCCTCCACCAATGTTGGCAATGGGTCGCAAAGGTGGTCCCAGAGACACCCGGCCGATTGATCCCATGACTGGACGATATTTGACGGAGGGGAACCCAACTAACACTGACCAATCCAAAGATGGCGATGGAGATGTTGGTGAAGACGCTGCAACAACCTCGTAA